Proteins encoded together in one Diabrotica undecimpunctata isolate CICGRU chromosome 3, icDiaUnde3, whole genome shotgun sequence window:
- the LOC140436933 gene encoding uncharacterized protein isoform X2 gives MASKHVLKISSITEFFSNDNKIIRKGENALESNHVKKMLFDPDLLIIKGEVFASMKDKTYNVEIMLNKSWQITAANCSCPRGIKCHHIATIALFGHYNISITDKTCTWNIPVQSKTETKTAEALYPPRPYKALNRKMSSNELEQLKIKLSSFGNTVGFTWLLQEEKQEAESIDISLIEDIIYSEEMKISTDKNSHFLKCCRINDATIKKIVHETTGQVLNEKWFLARKYRITSSNFGSIISCCKRNKYPESLFKTLIGAYNLDGIKSIQWGRTHEKSGIEYLRNTLNLDVQPTGIWLTKSGLLGASPDGLIGDDGIVEVKCPYTFRNEKLSEKLKNSDKYIISYNDQDEVLINTEHNYYHQIQGCLHILGRQNCYLCIWTLKEIITVIIEKDLTWAPNIDLLENFYLAQYLPKLLNE, from the exons atggctagtaaacatgtgttgaagatatccagtattactgaattcttcagtaatgacaacaaaatTATACGAAAGGGTGAAAATGCCCTTGAATCAAATCATGTGAAAAAAATGTTGTTTGACCCTGATTTATTAATCATTAAGGGAGAAGTATTTGCAAGTATGAAAGACAAAACTTATAATGTTGAG ATTATGTTGAATAAATCATGGCAAATTACTGCTGCAAATTGTTCCTGTCCTAGGGGTATTAAATGCCATCATATAGCCACTATAGCTCTCTTTGGACATTACAATATATCAATTACTGATAAAACATGTACGTGGAACATTCCTGTCCAAAGTAAGACAGAAACTAAAACTGCAGAAGCACTATATCCTCCCAGGCCATATAAAGCCCTTAATAGAAAAATGTCATCCAATGAATTAGAACAATTAAAGATCAAATTAAGTAGTTTTGGTAATACTGTGGGATTCACTTGGCTTTTACAGGAAGAAAAGCAAGAGGCCGAAAGTATTGATATTTCATTAATTGAAGATATCATTTATTCAGAGGAAATGAAAATTTCAACAGATAAAAATTCTCATTTTCTAAAATGTTGTAGAATAAATGATGCAACGATAAAGAAAATAGTACATGAGACAACAGGCCAGGTACTCAATGAAAAATGGTTTCTTGCCAGAAAATATAGAATTACTTCTAGCAACTTTGGCtccattatttcttgttgcaaGAGAAATAAGTATCCAGaaagtttatttaaaacacttattg ggGCTTATAATTTGGATGGCATCAAATCAATTCAGTGGGGAAGAACACACGAAAAGAGTGGTATAGAGTATCTCAGAAATACACTGAATTTGGATGTGCAGCCTACAGGTATTTGGCTGACAAAGTCAGGCTTATTAGGAGCTAGTCCAGATGGTTTAATTGGTGATGATGGCATTGTAGAAGTTAAGTGTCCATATACATTTCGGAATGAAAAATTATCTGAAAAGTTGAAAAATTCAGATAAATATATAATATCATATAATGATCAGGATGaagtattaattaatactgaacaTAACTACTACCACCAAATTCAGGGCTGCCTGCATATTTTAGGACGACaaaattgttatttatgtatATGGACGTTGAAGGAGATAATTACAGTTATAATAGAAAAAGATTTGACCTGGGCCCCAAACATTGATCTGttagaaaatttttatttggctCAATATTTGCCAAAATTGTTGAATGAATGA
- the LOC140436932 gene encoding uncharacterized protein, protein MVMCFVPNCKHYSEQKRCKFFVFPSKISEKQKWINLIRRQDREPSKYSLVCSCHFVDQDRKNGPTIFEHNIKRKFVFSTPEKRKRQAQQINSSLDEGATSSSVDIVDEAAGPSTNSPEPGPSTSIHTEKVAVSLPERSNASVGAENYFLKEEVNQLSEKLKNLSCRFSFEQIKNNDAHILMYTGIPTSALYLTLFETMEGFELNYYANWQVKILPKIDQMLMTLMKLRLNLPHEDLAIRFNCSTATVTNIVMTWIYALHEILFKQLMEKIPSRKKNQACLPTAFSSFRNCRIIIDCTEVYSVTPTSMEKQKLTYSSYKHHNTWKVLVGVAPNGVITYVSSAYPGSTSDKQIVKNCGILDQMTYGDVILADKGFLIKDLLPEGVHLNIPPFLSTPQFTEEQVYETETIAKARIHVERAIRRIKCYNILQQIPNFYMSQITVIFQLCAALTNFQYPLIKEVEEYYS, encoded by the exons ATGGTTATGTGCTTCGTTCCAAACTGTAAACATTACAGTGAGCAAAAAAGATGCAAATTTTTTGTATTCCCTTcgaaaatttcagagaagcagaaGTGGATCAATCTCATTAG GAGGCAAGATAGAGAACCATCTAAGTACTCGTTagtttgtagttgtcattttgtgGATCAAGATAGGAAAAATGGACCTACAATTTTTGAGCATAATATAAAGAGAAAATTTGTGTTCTCTACTCCAGAAAAACG caAAAGACAGGCTCAGCAAATAAATTCCTCATTAGATGAAGGGGCAACTTCATCTTCAGTTGATATTGTAGATGAGGCAGCTGGACCATCAACAAATAGTCCTGAACCAGGTCCATCCACATCAATTCACACAGAAAAAGTGGCTGTATCTCTACCAGAAAGAAGTAATGCATCTGTAGGGGCGGAAAATTACTTTCTTAAAGAAGAAGTAAATCAATtaagtgaaaaattaaaaaatctttcatGTCGGTTTAGTtttgaacaaattaaaaataatgatgCTCATATTTTAATGTACACAGGAATACCAACCAGTGCTCTGTACTTAACATTATTTGAAACTATGGAAGGTTTTGAGCTAAATTATTACGCAAACTGGCAAGTAAAAATTTTACCCAAAATTGACCAAATGCTAATGACACTGATGAAATTAAGGTTAAATTTACCACATGAAGATTTGGCAATTAGGTTTAATTGCAGTACAGCGACTGTCACTAATATTGTGATGACATGGATATATGCCTTgcatgaaattttatttaaacaactaATGGAAAAGATTCcctcaagaaaaaaaaatcaagcaTGCCTTCCAACTGCATTTTCATCATTTAGAAATTGTAGAATCATCATAGATTGTACAGAAGTGTACTCAGTTACTCCCACTAgcatggaaaaacaaaaattaacatatAGTTCTTATAAGCATCATAACACCTGGAAGGTTCTTGTAGGAGTAGCACCAAATGGTGTCATCACATATGTCAGCAGTGCCTATCCTGGATCCACTTCTGataaacaaattgttaaaaactGTGGCATTCTAGACCAAATGACCTATGGTGATGTTATTCTAGCGGATAAAGGTTTCTTAATTAAAGATTTATTGCCTGAGGGGGTACACTTAAATATTCCTCCTTTTCTAAGTACCCCTCAGTTTACAGAGGAACAGGTGTATGAAACAGAAACCATAGCAAAAGCTAGGATACATGTTGAGAGGGCGATCCGAAGAATAAAGTGTTACAATATATTGCAGCAAATTCCAAATTTTTACATGTCTCAAATAACCGTGATATTTCAGTTATGTGCTGCTTTAACGAATTTTCAATACCCTCTTATTAAAGAAGTTGAGGAATATTACTCATAA
- the LOC140436933 gene encoding uncharacterized protein isoform X1 yields the protein MNVENCNSFSSLFFRFEHIMASKHVLKISSITEFFSNDNKIIRKGENALESNHVKKMLFDPDLLIIKGEVFASMKDKTYNVEIMLNKSWQITAANCSCPRGIKCHHIATIALFGHYNISITDKTCTWNIPVQSKTETKTAEALYPPRPYKALNRKMSSNELEQLKIKLSSFGNTVGFTWLLQEEKQEAESIDISLIEDIIYSEEMKISTDKNSHFLKCCRINDATIKKIVHETTGQVLNEKWFLARKYRITSSNFGSIISCCKRNKYPESLFKTLIGAYNLDGIKSIQWGRTHEKSGIEYLRNTLNLDVQPTGIWLTKSGLLGASPDGLIGDDGIVEVKCPYTFRNEKLSEKLKNSDKYIISYNDQDEVLINTEHNYYHQIQGCLHILGRQNCYLCIWTLKEIITVIIEKDLTWAPNIDLLENFYLAQYLPKLLNE from the exons ATGAATGTTGAAAATTGCAATagtttttcaagtttattttttagatttgagcatataatggctagtaaacatgtgttgaagatatccagtattactgaattcttcagtaatgacaacaaaatTATACGAAAGGGTGAAAATGCCCTTGAATCAAATCATGTGAAAAAAATGTTGTTTGACCCTGATTTATTAATCATTAAGGGAGAAGTATTTGCAAGTATGAAAGACAAAACTTATAATGTTGAG ATTATGTTGAATAAATCATGGCAAATTACTGCTGCAAATTGTTCCTGTCCTAGGGGTATTAAATGCCATCATATAGCCACTATAGCTCTCTTTGGACATTACAATATATCAATTACTGATAAAACATGTACGTGGAACATTCCTGTCCAAAGTAAGACAGAAACTAAAACTGCAGAAGCACTATATCCTCCCAGGCCATATAAAGCCCTTAATAGAAAAATGTCATCCAATGAATTAGAACAATTAAAGATCAAATTAAGTAGTTTTGGTAATACTGTGGGATTCACTTGGCTTTTACAGGAAGAAAAGCAAGAGGCCGAAAGTATTGATATTTCATTAATTGAAGATATCATTTATTCAGAGGAAATGAAAATTTCAACAGATAAAAATTCTCATTTTCTAAAATGTTGTAGAATAAATGATGCAACGATAAAGAAAATAGTACATGAGACAACAGGCCAGGTACTCAATGAAAAATGGTTTCTTGCCAGAAAATATAGAATTACTTCTAGCAACTTTGGCtccattatttcttgttgcaaGAGAAATAAGTATCCAGaaagtttatttaaaacacttattg ggGCTTATAATTTGGATGGCATCAAATCAATTCAGTGGGGAAGAACACACGAAAAGAGTGGTATAGAGTATCTCAGAAATACACTGAATTTGGATGTGCAGCCTACAGGTATTTGGCTGACAAAGTCAGGCTTATTAGGAGCTAGTCCAGATGGTTTAATTGGTGATGATGGCATTGTAGAAGTTAAGTGTCCATATACATTTCGGAATGAAAAATTATCTGAAAAGTTGAAAAATTCAGATAAATATATAATATCATATAATGATCAGGATGaagtattaattaatactgaacaTAACTACTACCACCAAATTCAGGGCTGCCTGCATATTTTAGGACGACaaaattgttatttatgtatATGGACGTTGAAGGAGATAATTACAGTTATAATAGAAAAAGATTTGACCTGGGCCCCAAACATTGATCTGttagaaaatttttatttggctCAATATTTGCCAAAATTGTTGAATGAATGA